One window of the Lactococcus lactis genome contains the following:
- a CDS encoding glycosyltransferase family 2 protein encodes MIISTMVDVYVVYYPIILSFIWASGAFLSRRKERDKKAIDETKEFEKISIVISAYNEEETIEEVLLSLRNLNYPFLEIFIVDDKSSDRTLEKLYEVKKSFDDWETLTILEQKENKGKATALNVALQQVNSKYMLVIDADSYLSKDALSYLLAELTSSSDIGAVTGRPIVRNRTTLLGKLQTLEYLSVIDAIKRAQSLFLGAIMTVSGVIVMYRVEALKEIGGFNTEVMTEDIDVTWRLHRNQWKVKYVPKALSYILVPENLKSLLKQRRRWAVGGVEVLITNLSWVFKRGEFKHRFLLIEMICSHIWSWFFLIESYQYFLQMLLNQEFKVSGQIIVIFVLISFFVFFLGLNNDKGESRLSLTDKLIFPAYLVAYWFLNLISALSAELVVLTNRTNKGKWESPDRGV; translated from the coding sequence ATGATAATCTCAACAATGGTAGATGTTTATGTTGTTTATTATCCGATTATCTTGTCCTTCATTTGGGCAAGTGGTGCTTTTTTATCTCGGCGGAAAGAAAGAGATAAGAAAGCAATTGATGAAACAAAAGAATTTGAAAAAATTAGTATTGTTATTTCTGCGTACAATGAAGAAGAAACGATTGAGGAAGTTTTATTATCACTACGTAATCTAAATTACCCTTTCCTAGAGATCTTTATTGTTGATGATAAGAGTAGTGACCGCACTTTGGAGAAACTTTATGAAGTAAAAAAATCTTTCGACGATTGGGAAACATTAACTATTCTTGAGCAAAAGGAAAATAAGGGAAAAGCCACGGCTTTAAATGTTGCTTTGCAACAAGTTAACAGCAAGTATATGCTTGTTATTGATGCGGATTCATATCTTTCTAAAGATGCTCTATCTTATTTATTGGCCGAATTAACTTCTAGTTCAGATATTGGGGCTGTGACTGGACGACCTATTGTTAGAAACAGAACAACTCTATTGGGGAAATTACAAACCTTAGAGTATTTAAGTGTGATTGATGCGATTAAGAGAGCGCAAAGTCTTTTTCTAGGTGCAATAATGACCGTATCAGGTGTGATTGTTATGTATCGTGTAGAGGCTTTGAAAGAAATTGGGGGCTTTAATACCGAAGTGATGACGGAAGACATTGATGTCACTTGGCGACTTCATCGTAATCAATGGAAAGTCAAATATGTCCCTAAAGCCTTAAGCTATATTCTCGTTCCTGAAAATTTAAAATCTCTTTTAAAGCAACGGAGAAGATGGGCAGTTGGTGGAGTAGAAGTATTAATTACAAATTTATCATGGGTTTTTAAAAGAGGAGAATTTAAACATCGGTTTCTTTTGATTGAAATGATTTGTAGTCATATTTGGAGTTGGTTTTTCTTAATAGAATCTTATCAGTATTTTCTCCAAATGCTGTTAAATCAAGAATTCAAAGTATCGGGTCAAATTATCGTGATTTTTGTTCTTATTTCATTTTTTGTATTCTTTTTAGGACTTAATAATGATAAAGGGGAGAGCCGCTTATCCTTGACTGATAAATTAATATTTCCAGCTTATCTTGTTGCTTATTGGTTTCTAAATTTGATTAGTGCTCTTTCTGCTGAACTTGTTGTTTTAACTAATCGGACAAATAAAGGAAAATGGGAAAGTCCTGATAGAGGGGTGTAA
- a CDS encoding acyltransferase yields MKRNSSIDLMKSCAIFFVISVHFLLNSGFYDMTIHSTLAIFWIGIRTILITCVPLFLVATGFLMNRKELSAQYVLGIVPVIISYIGIPLLVWGVQSLVGKGSDFSTAINGIFDYSTDSYSWYVEMYLGLYLFIPLLNIIWNYKKEIKNYHLYIVFIASLLTFLPSLLNSFGKVIPDYWQICYPVSYYFIGAYLYTCQNEIKKISIGKLVTAFLSALTIFTLTDTFASWNQEFQWLDHNDYFGYQTAIMTVLVIAILWRTPIPKWSVSLLKALSTATLTIYLISDLTDQFVYGFFKHEIPNLSQRVIAGPIIIPVAFTSAALLGIFVGKVLNFPFKRKKERKEN; encoded by the coding sequence ATGAAACGTAATTCATCAATAGATTTAATGAAAAGTTGTGCAATATTCTTTGTCATTTCGGTCCACTTTTTATTAAATTCGGGCTTTTATGATATGACAATTCATTCCACTTTAGCAATTTTTTGGATTGGGATAAGAACGATTTTAATTACTTGTGTGCCCTTGTTTTTAGTGGCAACTGGATTTTTAATGAATCGAAAAGAATTAAGTGCTCAATATGTTCTGGGAATAGTTCCTGTCATCATTTCATATATAGGCATACCTTTATTAGTATGGGGAGTTCAATCTCTTGTCGGAAAAGGAAGCGACTTCTCCACAGCCATAAATGGAATTTTTGATTATTCAACCGATTCTTACTCTTGGTATGTTGAAATGTATTTAGGACTTTATCTTTTTATCCCTTTATTAAATATTATCTGGAATTATAAAAAAGAAATAAAAAATTATCATTTATATATTGTCTTTATCGCAAGTTTGCTAACATTCTTACCCTCTTTATTAAATAGTTTTGGAAAAGTTATTCCAGACTATTGGCAAATTTGTTATCCCGTTAGTTATTATTTTATTGGAGCTTACCTTTATACTTGTCAAAATGAAATAAAGAAAATTTCAATAGGAAAACTTGTTACAGCATTCTTAAGTGCACTTACGATTTTTACTTTGACGGACACTTTTGCAAGTTGGAATCAAGAATTTCAGTGGCTAGACCACAATGATTATTTTGGTTATCAAACAGCCATAATGACAGTATTAGTTATAGCAATCTTGTGGAGAACTCCCATTCCAAAATGGAGCGTTAGCTTGCTAAAGGCTCTATCTACCGCTACTTTGACTATCTATCTTATATCTGATTTAACGGATCAGTTTGTCTATGGATTTTTTAAGCATGAAATTCCAAACTTAAGTCAACGAGTGATAGCAGGACCGATTATTATTCCAGTAGCCTTTACTAGTGCGGCATTACTAGGAATTTTTGTGGGAAAAGTTTTAAATTTCCCTTTTAAGAGAAAAAAAGAAAGAAAGGAAAATTAA